One genomic region from Sphingobacterium multivorum encodes:
- a CDS encoding Ig-like domain-containing protein: protein MQYRYFITGRSGKRQVFPTNDGSLDKVFDKKSNRSDFARTIKGSIILIGEDFNWLYEQELLVYRFDPLEIVIQKYCGGKWNDNWFNGVISLNSGEWDLDNCKVELSIDTSDKYVCYESGKDTTLNILNSVYPKVNLITAEGRIETESFSSNRGAWDPFPGESDPGSKGWVRIREYSIYYNNGTNGAQQFAAIEEDEHHEITWAREVKDSAVDLTSEGWISLGFGKYARNPIVYDVKYEYTDRSYLFTCKVLDRPIDNGMLLKNIFEQFLLTICNDLTLTSDFFQWNPENASTINYVTGLPSRVTNLLVFQKSDVKRPFVSGNANKGELTLADLLEDICNIFQLEWEITDDKKFKIEHVSYKSRNKGIDTTVGQSAELNKANRRYKYDYDGIPRMETFSFMDDTSYGDFKAAPIIYTNSIAGKEKDEDKYPIKNFSTDLLQCLANPDADSKVVSDDGFVLIACSQGMSPFREASIRGGNTINNPLAWSQLHRDYWRHNRYMLNFKMNGLATLALSVKPIKVQEKVKYKLCCESDFDTDGLIRTALGDDGVLESASFNLFKEIVELKIAFPAEGKLEDNIPPQAVDDFAETFQNTPVVIDVLDNDIDTDGVIIPSTLNITSMYPGRAVVTDDFKIRYTPETGYVGDAFVFYNVKDNFGEISNNAKVTITVKQGTSLPIANGNNFIIAKNHQLRPGAGSIQKNDTASTEITVIPENKTTSHGGSVAIESNGNFTYMPANDFVGEDTFSYKIRDTYLNEATGTITVNVFESSTIYISFHKIDDRKEVIGNCDNGMQAFGRETLSDITLKLWRDSARTLPLDAEGYNLKIKIKQKFTDYYDSSNSYEFVFNADISEGSVYELYKDYTTQRNYSGCYNYDHENWKIDISIEPDSAYIII from the coding sequence ATGCAGTATAGATATTTTATCACAGGAAGATCGGGGAAAAGACAGGTTTTTCCCACGAATGATGGATCGCTAGATAAAGTTTTTGACAAAAAGTCTAATCGCTCTGATTTTGCCAGAACAATCAAAGGGAGCATTATATTGATTGGAGAAGATTTTAATTGGCTTTATGAACAGGAGCTGCTTGTTTATCGGTTTGATCCTTTGGAAATCGTCATTCAAAAGTATTGTGGGGGTAAATGGAATGATAACTGGTTCAATGGAGTGATTTCCCTAAATTCAGGAGAATGGGATCTCGATAATTGTAAAGTGGAGTTGTCTATTGATACCTCCGATAAATATGTATGTTACGAATCCGGAAAAGACACGACATTAAACATATTGAATAGTGTTTATCCAAAAGTAAATCTTATTACTGCCGAAGGCCGAATTGAAACTGAATCCTTTTCATCAAACAGGGGTGCTTGGGATCCATTTCCTGGAGAAAGCGATCCTGGATCTAAAGGTTGGGTAAGAATAAGAGAATATAGTATTTATTATAATAATGGAACTAATGGGGCTCAGCAATTTGCTGCTATTGAAGAGGACGAACATCACGAAATTACATGGGCAAGAGAAGTTAAAGATAGCGCTGTGGATTTGACTAGCGAGGGCTGGATATCATTAGGTTTCGGTAAATATGCCCGTAATCCCATAGTTTACGATGTAAAATACGAATACACAGATCGAAGTTATTTATTTACCTGTAAAGTTCTTGATAGGCCTATTGACAATGGCATGCTATTGAAAAATATTTTTGAACAGTTTCTATTGACAATTTGCAATGATTTAACATTAACTTCAGATTTTTTTCAGTGGAATCCTGAAAATGCCAGCACTATCAATTATGTAACCGGTTTGCCATCCAGAGTAACCAATTTGTTGGTCTTTCAAAAATCTGACGTGAAACGTCCGTTTGTTAGTGGAAATGCAAATAAGGGAGAGTTAACGCTGGCAGATCTGTTGGAGGATATTTGCAATATTTTTCAATTGGAATGGGAAATTACCGATGATAAAAAATTTAAAATAGAGCACGTTTCTTATAAATCAAGGAACAAGGGTATTGATACAACAGTTGGACAAAGCGCAGAGTTAAACAAGGCAAATCGACGATATAAATATGACTATGACGGTATCCCGAGAATGGAAACATTTTCTTTTATGGACGATACTTCGTATGGTGATTTTAAGGCGGCTCCAATAATATATACAAATTCTATCGCTGGAAAAGAAAAGGATGAAGATAAATATCCGATAAAAAACTTTAGTACGGATTTACTGCAATGTCTTGCTAATCCAGATGCTGATAGTAAAGTTGTGTCTGATGATGGTTTCGTTCTCATAGCTTGTTCTCAAGGGATGAGCCCATTTAGGGAAGCTTCTATTAGAGGGGGGAATACGATAAACAATCCTTTGGCTTGGTCGCAACTGCATCGGGATTACTGGAGGCATAACCGGTATATGCTTAACTTCAAAATGAATGGTCTAGCGACTCTGGCGTTGTCTGTTAAACCGATCAAAGTTCAGGAAAAAGTAAAGTATAAATTGTGCTGTGAGTCAGATTTTGATACCGATGGGCTTATTAGAACAGCACTGGGGGATGACGGCGTTTTGGAATCTGCATCATTTAACCTTTTCAAGGAAATTGTTGAACTGAAAATAGCTTTCCCCGCGGAAGGAAAACTGGAAGATAATATTCCTCCTCAAGCTGTTGATGATTTCGCTGAAACTTTTCAAAATACTCCTGTCGTTATTGATGTCCTTGACAATGACATTGACACGGATGGCGTGATTATTCCATCTACACTTAACATTACTTCGATGTATCCTGGAAGAGCTGTTGTAACTGATGATTTTAAAATCAGATACACCCCTGAAACAGGCTATGTCGGTGATGCTTTTGTGTTTTACAATGTGAAGGATAATTTTGGCGAGATATCAAATAATGCCAAGGTCACTATTACGGTTAAACAAGGAACTTCTTTACCCATTGCTAATGGGAATAATTTCATTATCGCTAAAAACCATCAATTAAGACCTGGTGCTGGATCAATTCAAAAAAATGATACAGCCTCAACGGAGATCACTGTTATTCCGGAAAACAAAACAACCTCACATGGTGGTTCTGTGGCTATCGAATCTAACGGTAATTTCACTTATATGCCGGCTAATGATTTTGTAGGAGAGGATACCTTTTCATATAAAATAAGAGATACCTACCTTAACGAAGCGACAGGTACGATAACAGTTAACGTATTCGAGTCAAGCACTATCTATATTTCTTTTCATAAAATCGACGATCGAAAGGAGGTGATAGGTAATTGTGATAATGGAATGCAGGCTTTTGGTCGCGAAACCTTATCGGATATTACTTTAAAGCTTTGGAGAGACAGTGCTCGTACACTACCGTTGGATGCGGAGGGATATAATCTGAAAATAAAAATCAAACAAAAGTTTACAGATTACTATGATTCCTCAAATAGCTATGAATTCGTATTTAATGCCGATATCAGCGAGGGGAGTGTTTATGAGTTGTACAAAGATTACACCACTCAGAGGAATTATTCCGGTTGTTATAACTATGACCATGAGAACTGGAAGATCGATATTTCGATCGAACCGGATTCCGCTTACATTATAATTTAA
- a CDS encoding terminase small subunit — MALTAKQIRFVEEYCVDFNATQAAIRAGYSVKTARSIGCENLTKPDIVEAIARRLESLDLNAAQVSKLMADIAQSSMNDYFVIVQKERPKPILRPLQIQIDKKKEELLRENMFVARKGLVGDDLAKYQKSLERMEDEILRLEIKLEREPDAEYEDFEMETYDAVELDLVKLTQDKERGKIKSFQWGEFGPKVEMFAADKMIVNIANKLGFFTNRIQNLDKNGEPTDPATPDPMAPVNLTVNVIERRVDADIQPTTAESSVQSEAGNP; from the coding sequence ATGGCATTAACAGCAAAACAGATAAGATTCGTTGAGGAGTATTGTGTGGACTTTAATGCAACACAAGCGGCTATAAGAGCTGGCTATAGTGTTAAGACAGCTAGATCCATTGGATGTGAGAACCTTACCAAACCTGACATAGTAGAGGCAATTGCAAGGCGATTGGAATCCTTAGACCTAAATGCTGCTCAAGTATCCAAGTTGATGGCCGATATTGCTCAGTCCTCAATGAATGATTACTTTGTAATTGTCCAGAAAGAGAGACCAAAGCCTATTTTGCGGCCACTTCAAATTCAGATCGATAAGAAGAAAGAAGAGCTTTTAAGAGAAAATATGTTTGTTGCTCGTAAGGGGCTGGTAGGTGATGATCTGGCTAAATACCAAAAATCACTTGAACGCATGGAAGACGAAATTCTTCGGTTAGAAATTAAGTTGGAACGTGAGCCGGATGCGGAATACGAAGATTTTGAAATGGAAACATATGACGCTGTTGAACTCGATTTGGTTAAGCTTACTCAAGATAAAGAGCGAGGAAAGATCAAGTCTTTCCAATGGGGTGAGTTTGGTCCAAAAGTCGAAATGTTTGCAGCTGATAAGATGATTGTGAACATTGCTAACAAACTTGGATTCTTCACTAACCGAATTCAAAACTTAGATAAAAACGGTGAACCAACCGATCCAGCTACCCCAGATCCAATGGCTCCAGTAAACTTAACAGTTAATGTAATCGAAAGGAGGGTAGATGCCGACATTCAGCCAACCACAGCTGAAAGTTCTGTTCAGTCGGAAGCCGGTAACCCTTAA
- a CDS encoding nucleoid-associated protein, with protein MFFHQDSSFEAFSIHRVGNKAQDEFYILSDNPVDLSKNEVIPGLLMQYFMSPFSKVNEVYRFFHPNEELELNEVYYFAKQFFNGQLQFHELSQQLAKFLYEVSSHPKIKGGEFYVVALKNIQLEGEELDAIGIFKSENKETYLKVYPEHGAFNLEYEQEAININKLDKGCIIVNTEGDEGYKVLVLDQTNKQQEAVYWKDEFLQLRIRNDNYHQTGNYLKVVKDFVQGELDNTFELERADKIDLLNRSMKYFKEKETFVQEEFEEEVLGDPHAVEIFQNFRSGFETEFEAPFEETFEIAEKAVKKMESSYKSIIKLDKNFHVHIHGKREYIERGYDEEKGMNYYKLYFENES; from the coding sequence ATGTTTTTTCACCAAGATTCAAGTTTTGAAGCTTTCTCTATCCACCGGGTGGGTAATAAGGCACAAGATGAATTCTACATTCTTTCGGATAACCCAGTTGATCTATCCAAGAACGAAGTTATTCCAGGCTTATTGATGCAATACTTTATGTCTCCTTTTTCAAAGGTCAATGAAGTATATCGCTTTTTCCATCCTAATGAAGAGCTGGAATTAAATGAAGTTTATTATTTCGCAAAACAGTTCTTTAATGGCCAATTGCAATTTCATGAGCTATCCCAGCAACTCGCAAAGTTCTTGTATGAAGTATCAAGCCACCCGAAGATCAAAGGAGGAGAATTTTATGTTGTCGCCCTGAAGAATATCCAATTAGAGGGTGAGGAGCTTGATGCGATCGGAATCTTCAAATCGGAGAATAAGGAAACATATTTGAAAGTTTATCCTGAGCATGGGGCATTCAATTTGGAGTATGAGCAGGAGGCGATTAATATTAATAAGCTGGATAAGGGTTGCATAATCGTAAATACTGAGGGAGATGAAGGGTATAAAGTCCTGGTCCTCGATCAGACAAATAAGCAGCAAGAGGCAGTCTACTGGAAAGATGAATTCCTGCAGCTCCGGATTCGTAATGACAACTATCACCAGACTGGAAATTATCTGAAAGTTGTGAAGGATTTTGTGCAGGGTGAATTGGACAACACTTTTGAATTGGAACGAGCAGATAAGATCGACCTTTTGAATCGATCAATGAAATACTTCAAGGAGAAAGAAACTTTTGTCCAGGAGGAATTTGAAGAGGAAGTGCTAGGAGATCCTCACGCAGTTGAGATTTTCCAGAATTTCAGATCTGGATTTGAAACGGAATTTGAAGCTCCTTTTGAAGAAACTTTCGAGATCGCGGAAAAGGCAGTTAAGAAAATGGAATCCTCATATAAATCAATTATTAAGTTGGATAAGAATTTTCATGTTCATATCCATGGAAAACGTGAGTACATAGAAAGAGGATATGATGAAGAGAAGGGTATGAATTATTATAAGTTATATTTTGAAAACGAATCATGA